GCCATATTGATGGCTTTGAGAAATACCAAAAAGAAGAAGCGTGGACGTGGGAGCATCAAGCACTAGTAAGAGCTCGCGCTATATGTGGCGATGCATCTTTACTTGAAGCGTTTAAGCATGTGCGAAAGGCAATATTGTGCCAAAAAAGAGATGTCGCTACCCTTACTGAAGATGTGTGTAAAATGCGTATAAAAATGCGCGAGCATTTACTGAATAATAGCGATGATAAAGTTGATTTGAAACAATGTGAAGGCGGCATTACCGATATCGAGTTTATGGCGCAATACTGGGTTTTAGCCCATGCGCATCAGTTAGAAGCACTTACTGTATACCCTGACAACTTGCGTATCTTTGATGCTGCAGCATCGGGAAACCTAATTAAACAAGAAACGGCAAACGAACTGCAAAATGCCTACTTAGCATTGCGTGAGCAATACCATCATCTTACGCTGGCTGACACTAAATTTGCAGATCAAACAGAAGAGCTTGAAGTCATTCGAGAACGTGTAACAACACAATACAACGCATTATTTGGGAAGTGTGGTACATCGTAGTACCACACTTAACAGATTACAGCGGTTAATTTACCCTCTAACAATTTCACAATTAGTGGTTAGAAACTCAGTTTCATTCGCCGTCACCACTAACGAGCGCTGACGGGCACATAAGTACGCTTTGACTTCACCCTCAAAACTACCATCAATGGCACTGGCAATTTTAGCCAATGAACCAGACACAGTATTGTCCAATTGGAATTGATATTTAATGACAAAGTCTTGCTCGAGGTTCCAAATCAGTTGCATACCTTCCGCTTGGGCGTATTGTGAAATGGCTTCTCTTAAGGTGTTACCTTCCTTAAAGGTGCGATACTTATGCTCACCAGTCCAGTTCTTTTCCACTGGACGAGTTTGGCTAGACATTTGCGCAAGCTTGCTATCTAAATTTGGATCCACACCAGCGATATCAAGAACAAAGTCACCCTGCTCTTCTTCTACAGGGTCAGTCGCTGACATTCTAAAGTCTCGGTAAAAATCGCTGAGTCCACGGGAAATAGATTTTTCCTCAATTTGCGACTCTGGCACAGCGCTTTGTTCTCTATTTTGTAGAACAAAGATTAGTACACCTGCAATAACGACAAGTGCTACAGCAAGCCCTATTTGTTTTGCCCAAAATGATGAACTTGAGTAACCTGTTTGTGCCATAATTCCTTTTTACCTACTGCTTTATTAGTGACATTTCATATTTTTTATATCAAATAATGGTGTAACACATTACGTGTTGAGCATCGCTTTATTCGACTTATATTCTTTTATTTTAGTCTAAGTAGTGTGGTTAACCCATTAGCCTATTTATCTAAATTTGCCACTGTAAAGACCCAAATCAAACAAAACGCCCAATACTAGCTAAATCAAAGACTAGCTAAATCAAAAACATCACCAATGAATACGCAAAGACGCTTTAATCATAAAGTGATGTAGGATTGTGTGGAGGTCTTGTTTTAAATCGTTTGTGCATCCAAAGATAGCTTTCGGGCTGCTCTTTCACTGCCGCATCAATATGCACATTTAACATGGCAAGCGCGTCTCTATCTTCCATTTCACCAAGACCGTGAAGTGGTGGATAAATCTTAATTTTGTAACCACGCTTAGTATATTGTGATGTAATGATCATAGGCTCACTGTTACTGCGGCGAATAAACATCAATGTCGCCGTAGTTGTTGCTGTTTCCTTAACACCACCAAATGGCACAAATATACTTTGTTTAGGTCCGTAATCTTGGTCAGGTAAATACAAACACAATTCTTGTTCATCTAATGCAGCCAACAGCGCCTTGGCATTGCGCTTGTCTATCATATATTTATTTGAACGATTACGACCGTGATATTGAAGGTAATCAACTAACGGATTGTTATGCTTTCTGTAAAACGCGATGCTCGGGTGAAAAAAGCCAATCCCGCGACATGCAAATTCAAGGTTCATATTGTGAAGTGCCATACCAAACACCCCTTTCCCTTTAGCAAAGGCCGCTTCAACATGTTCGGTACCTTCTATCTCGATAGCTCGCTTTACGCGCCACGACGGCCACCACCAGCCCATAGCCGTCTCAAATAAGGCCATTCCCGTGCGGCGAACGTTTTCTTTAAATAGAACTTCGACTTCTTTCTCGCTAAGTGCCGGGTTCCACAAGGCTAGGTTTTTTTTCGCGACTTTTGCTCGCTTAGGTACAATTAGTGCTATCAAGCGTCCAGTACCTGCACCGATGCGTCTTATCACGGGTAGTGGAAGCCACGTAATAAGATACAAAATAAATACACCCAGCCACACTGGCCAAAATTTAGGCCCTAGGAAGGCGAGTTTAAATTGAGGAGCTTTGATTGCCGCTGCCAATGTCGATTTCCTTACAATAAACGAAGCGAGCATTGTAACAGAAGGAATTTTTTGCGGCTATGTGGTGCAAGTCAGGATACGGTGAGCACCGAGTGAAAATAGGATAAAAGCGCGCTGGTGCGCGCTCAGTAGGCTTTATCGATTTGCTTTAGTTTTTTCTCGAATGCTTCGTATTGTTCTTTAGTGTCATAATCAAAATGATATTGATTGTGAAAACCAAATTGTAACTTAACTGTGGCATCTTCAATAAACAAGGTGTAGCCATCGTGGTCAGTATACGCAGTTATACCCATCAAATGGTATTGCTCGTTTTCTTTTGCGCCGTTTTGACGAATCTTATCGAATACTTGAAGAAGAAACTTGCTGTCGAGTTCGTTTTTCATAATTAATCCGTTGTTATTTCGTTATGTTTGATACACACAACATCAATAGTTGGATTTGCTTTTAGAAAAAATATGTTCGCCAAGCGGTGGGCGCATTGACTAATTCACGGAAAAGGATTTACCACGCCTCTACACCACTCGCTTTAAAAGTTATACCTGAATCCCAAGTTAAGAACGTGAGCGGAAAAATCGTCTTTCCCACCAAAATACGAATATTCAAAACGCAACATGGATTGGTTACCTACGTAGTAGTCGAAGCCAAGACCTATCAATCCAGCAATAACATCATCGTCGTATCCACAAACCAATACATCGTCACCGCATGCACCGCTATTAATCGACGCTTGTTCAATATCGATGTTAGCCACACCTATTTTGTAAAAAAGCTCACCTTGTTGACTACTTGCTTTCCCTAATAAGGCAACATAAGGTCCCTTGCTAGACAGTATTTGTTCGTCAGTATCGACATCAATAAGCGATACGTAACCACCCTCTACATACCACTGTCTATGAAATTGATATCCAATCGCTGCCGAATAGCTGACGTCACTTTCGCTGTCCACTTCGGTATCAACATTTCCATAACCAATATTAACTACACCGTAACCGTTCGCTGAAGCATTTGTCGAAAACATTGCTGTTGCTGCTAGCGCACTTAAACCGGCCGCTTTCATCAGTGGACTAAGACACTTAATCATTAACTTAACTCTCCTTGAAGTTGACTCACAACTATAAAAGAGAACCTGTGGAAATCAACTTGAATGCGCACAATTTTAGGCAGCACGTAATTAACAAATATTAAAACGGCGCAATATTGAACAACTGTTTGAATTATTTGTAACAGCCCCTGTCAAAATAAATGATTAAACACATGAATATTAGTTAATTTTTACAAAATTTGATCTTTTTCGAATCTGGTGTAGTATTAATACACACAACTGGTCAGATGAGCGGATGAGTTATTATGAGTATCAGAACTAGCTTAAAGAAAGTATTACCCCCAATTTCAATCACAGAACAAGAAGCCCTAGATGCGGGTGACGTGTGGATTGAATCTTCTATTTATCAGGGTAAGCCTGACATGCAGGCACTACGCGATATCCCTCAGGCAAAACTGAGCGCAGAAGAACAAGCATTCATGGACGGTCCAGTAACAGAATTACTGAACATGGTCGATGATTTCGAACTAGGTAACGGCAAGCACATTCCTCAGGAAATTCTTGATTTCCTAGGTAAGAACCGTTTCTTCTCAATGATCATTCCAAAGAAATTTGGTGGTCTTGAATTTAGCCCATATGCAAACTCGACTATTGTTGCAACGATTGCAG
The DNA window shown above is from Alteromonas sp. KC3 and carries:
- the lpxL gene encoding LpxL/LpxP family Kdo(2)-lipid IV(A) lauroyl/palmitoleoyl acyltransferase; the encoded protein is MAAAIKAPQFKLAFLGPKFWPVWLGVFILYLITWLPLPVIRRIGAGTGRLIALIVPKRAKVAKKNLALWNPALSEKEVEVLFKENVRRTGMALFETAMGWWWPSWRVKRAIEIEGTEHVEAAFAKGKGVFGMALHNMNLEFACRGIGFFHPSIAFYRKHNNPLVDYLQYHGRNRSNKYMIDKRNAKALLAALDEQELCLYLPDQDYGPKQSIFVPFGGVKETATTTATLMFIRRSNSEPMIITSQYTKRGYKIKIYPPLHGLGEMEDRDALAMLNVHIDAAVKEQPESYLWMHKRFKTRPPHNPTSLYD
- a CDS encoding DUF3081 domain-containing protein, with the protein product MKNELDSKFLLQVFDKIRQNGAKENEQYHLMGITAYTDHDGYTLFIEDATVKLQFGFHNQYHFDYDTKEQYEAFEKKLKQIDKAY
- a CDS encoding TcpQ domain-containing protein, yielding MAQTGYSSSSFWAKQIGLAVALVVIAGVLIFVLQNREQSAVPESQIEEKSISRGLSDFYRDFRMSATDPVEEEQGDFVLDIAGVDPNLDSKLAQMSSQTRPVEKNWTGEHKYRTFKEGNTLREAISQYAQAEGMQLIWNLEQDFVIKYQFQLDNTVSGSLAKIASAIDGSFEGEVKAYLCARQRSLVVTANETEFLTTNCEIVRG
- a CDS encoding outer membrane beta-barrel protein, which gives rise to MIKCLSPLMKAAGLSALAATAMFSTNASANGYGVVNIGYGNVDTEVDSESDVSYSAAIGYQFHRQWYVEGGYVSLIDVDTDEQILSSKGPYVALLGKASSQQGELFYKIGVANIDIEQASINSGACGDDVLVCGYDDDVIAGLIGLGFDYYVGNQSMLRFEYSYFGGKDDFSAHVLNLGFRYNF